Proteins encoded within one genomic window of Calditrichota bacterium:
- a CDS encoding sugar ABC transporter permease: MRTKRINRLRLKEALSGYLFVSPWLVGFFGLTFGPMVFSMYLGFSRWNFHEPMSAMKFIGLGNYKEIFLHDPLFWKALYNTAYYSIFAIPTGIVFALFLALLLNQKLRGISVFRTIFYVPALVTGVATVVLWQWILNPDFGVLNGLLKMIGIHGPAWLFDPAWTKPALIIMHLWGVGTTMLIFLAGLQNIPTHLYEVADLDGANGRQKFFHVTLPMLTPTIFFNLVMAIIGAFQVFTVVYILAGDGGPDNSLLFYVLYLYQKAFVEFNMGYASALAWILFAILFGLTLLVFRSSSLWVYYEGEKR, translated from the coding sequence ATGAGGACGAAACGGATCAACCGCCTTCGTTTAAAAGAAGCTCTCAGCGGGTATCTTTTTGTCTCGCCCTGGCTGGTGGGGTTTTTCGGACTGACGTTCGGCCCGATGGTGTTTTCAATGTACCTGGGTTTTTCCCGATGGAATTTTCACGAGCCAATGAGCGCCATGAAATTCATCGGATTGGGAAATTATAAGGAGATTTTCCTGCATGATCCCCTGTTCTGGAAAGCTCTGTACAACACGGCGTATTATTCCATTTTTGCCATTCCAACGGGAATTGTTTTTGCCCTTTTCCTGGCCCTGCTTCTGAACCAGAAACTTCGGGGGATTTCGGTTTTTCGTACAATTTTTTACGTCCCGGCTCTGGTAACCGGTGTGGCCACTGTTGTGCTGTGGCAGTGGATTTTGAATCCCGATTTTGGTGTGCTGAACGGTTTGCTGAAAATGATTGGTATTCACGGGCCGGCCTGGTTGTTTGATCCTGCGTGGACCAAACCGGCACTTATTATCATGCACCTGTGGGGTGTGGGAACGACGATGCTTATTTTCCTGGCCGGTCTGCAGAATATTCCCACCCATCTCTACGAAGTCGCTGATCTGGACGGGGCAAACGGACGGCAGAAATTTTTCCACGTCACGCTTCCCATGCTCACTCCGACCATTTTTTTTAATCTGGTCATGGCTATTATCGGCGCCTTTCAGGTGTTTACCGTGGTTTACATTCTGGCGGGGGATGGCGGCCCGGATAACAGCCTTTTGTTCTATGTGCTGTATCTGTATCAAAAGGCTTTCGTTGAATTCAACATGGGTTACGCCAGCGCGCTTGCCTGGATTCTTTTTGCCATTCTCTTCGGGCTGACGCTTCTGGTTTTTCGTTCCTCCAGCCTTTGGGTGTACTACGAGGGAGAAAAGCGATGA
- a CDS encoding sugar ABC transporter substrate-binding protein has protein sequence MRKRNGIFKILVIATAIALFFTVSTCSKKGPPGRKKLKISFMFWGGFQDFNFWKFVKAKYEAKYPGRIVKLEYVPGGGYQDKLSLSLVAKSATDVFLVDDDYFKITAATGHLENLEPYIQMDKDTLRLQDFFPHSLESFQYNRRQYGLPWDGFTMLLFYNKAMFDKYHQSYPTEEWTWDDLIRAGKVFTRDLDGDGYNDQFGFDVSTSLLVTLPVIWTFGGRLYSPDLMRCELNSPQAIEAMQMLHDMIYKYKIAPRSGQLDDKIMQNYVKLLTGRVAVITSGGFLIQQLRTIQDGLPWDIAYWPTGPAGKFTRASFDGIAIYNRSKHKQEAWDWIRLVLSPEIQKELALEGRALPIRKQDAYKWYDRPETPQDEKIAIRSMEKYGRIIPNIAYQSLVHSRTQNLFSQLNLPNTNIPDLANQMARKVDEVLRQMRRDMEVWR, from the coding sequence ATGAGAAAAAGAAACGGCATTTTCAAAATTCTTGTGATTGCCACTGCAATTGCTCTGTTTTTCACGGTCAGTACATGCAGCAAAAAGGGCCCACCAGGCCGCAAGAAGCTGAAAATCAGTTTCATGTTTTGGGGCGGTTTTCAGGATTTTAATTTCTGGAAATTTGTAAAAGCCAAATATGAAGCGAAATATCCGGGGCGGATCGTGAAACTGGAATATGTGCCGGGAGGCGGGTACCAGGACAAACTCAGCCTCAGCCTGGTGGCCAAATCGGCCACGGATGTGTTTTTGGTGGATGATGACTATTTTAAGATTACAGCCGCAACGGGACATCTGGAAAATCTGGAGCCTTACATTCAAATGGACAAGGACACCCTGCGGCTGCAGGATTTCTTCCCGCATTCTCTGGAATCGTTTCAATATAACCGGCGGCAGTACGGGCTCCCCTGGGATGGATTCACCATGCTTCTATTCTATAACAAGGCCATGTTTGATAAATACCACCAGAGTTACCCCACCGAAGAATGGACGTGGGACGATTTGATTCGTGCCGGGAAGGTGTTTACCCGCGATCTGGATGGGGATGGTTACAATGACCAGTTTGGGTTCGATGTGAGCACAAGCCTACTGGTAACACTGCCCGTAATCTGGACGTTTGGCGGACGACTGTATTCACCCGATCTCATGCGGTGCGAATTGAACAGTCCGCAGGCCATTGAGGCGATGCAAATGCTGCACGATATGATTTACAAATACAAGATTGCCCCGCGCAGCGGACAGTTGGACGACAAGATCATGCAGAATTACGTCAAATTGCTGACGGGGCGGGTGGCCGTAATCACATCGGGAGGATTTCTCATTCAGCAGCTTCGGACCATTCAGGATGGACTGCCGTGGGATATTGCCTATTGGCCGACGGGTCCCGCCGGAAAATTTACGCGGGCCTCCTTTGACGGAATCGCCATTTACAATCGATCGAAACACAAGCAAGAGGCCTGGGACTGGATTCGCCTGGTTTTGAGTCCTGAAATTCAAAAGGAACTTGCTCTGGAAGGACGGGCTCTCCCGATCCGAAAACAGGACGCTTACAAATGGTACGATCGTCCGGAAACCCCCCAGGACGAAAAAATTGCCATTCGATCCATGGAAAAATACGGGAGAATTATTCCAAATATTGCCTACCAATCGCTTGTGCACTCCCGAACACAAAACCTTTTTTCGCAATTAAATCTGCCCAACACGAATATTCCCGATCTGGCGAACCAGATGGCCCGAAAGGTCGATGAGGTCTTAAGGCAAATGCGGCGGGATATGGAGGTTTGGCGATGA
- a CDS encoding carbohydrate ABC transporter permease, whose translation MNTTVKTYLRRQSIQRKIGLVLGYAVLIFLSAIFLIPFLWSLSASLKSLLQVYAIPPVWIPKPFHWDNYVKIFKLLPLLRFFWNTLVITTLALIGQVFSASLVAYAFARLRWPLRDFFFFILLSTMMLPTQVTLIPQFMLYQYLGWMDTYLPLIVPHFLGISAFSIFLLRQFFKSIPLELEEAARIDGSSFFRTFWTIILPLSKPALATIVILTFIGKWNEFMPPLIYLQTFEKFPISLGINMFKDVYMSLPHYIMATSMVALVPILVLFFVAQKYFVKGIMLSGLKG comes from the coding sequence ATGAACACAACCGTCAAAACCTATTTGCGAAGGCAATCGATTCAGAGAAAAATCGGCCTTGTTCTGGGTTACGCCGTACTCATTTTTCTCTCGGCCATTTTCCTGATCCCGTTTCTTTGGTCGCTTTCGGCTTCACTGAAAAGCCTCTTGCAGGTTTACGCCATTCCACCTGTCTGGATTCCCAAACCCTTTCACTGGGACAATTATGTGAAGATTTTCAAGCTGCTGCCGTTGCTGCGGTTTTTCTGGAATACCCTCGTGATTACCACATTAGCTCTGATCGGGCAGGTATTTTCGGCCTCATTGGTGGCGTATGCCTTTGCCCGCCTGCGATGGCCCCTGCGGGATTTCTTCTTTTTCATCTTGCTCAGCACCATGATGCTTCCTACCCAGGTCACACTGATTCCCCAATTTATGCTGTACCAGTACCTGGGTTGGATGGACACCTATTTGCCGCTTATCGTTCCTCATTTTTTGGGGATCAGTGCCTTTAGCATTTTTCTGCTTCGGCAGTTTTTTAAATCCATTCCGCTGGAATTGGAAGAAGCCGCCCGAATTGACGGGAGTTCCTTTTTTCGCACATTCTGGACGATTATTCTGCCGCTCTCCAAGCCCGCGCTGGCAACCATTGTCATTCTTACATTTATCGGGAAATGGAATGAATTTATGCCGCCGTTGATTTACCTGCAAACCTTCGAAAAATTTCCCATTTCCCTCGGAATTAATATGTTCAAGGATGTGTACATGTCTTTGCCTCATTACATCATGGCGACGTCAATGGTGGCACTGGTACCCATTCTGGTTTTATTCTTTGTGGCCCAAAAATATTTTGTGAAGGGAATTATGCTTTCGGGCCTGAAAGGGTAG
- a CDS encoding regulator produces the protein MKNLIKSLVLLLSLFVFQTTFAQFEAAAPDTLFFQDVHKPYPVGQDKAANDVFTIAVDPGDNVWIGTRAGLFRLPKDQKKWEAKMSRKNAGPVFDTAVAPDGSVWAAAWNGIYHTTPSGLKKMSGIQGPVSAIYAGPKEVLALGPDGKWIFRDGRWQSSEIPYSKNIRSILADGRGGIWIATGMGLYHQKPGNDVPVLYQNTKQLLSADVTSVAAADDGSLWVGQTGGITVYKRGLRIRDFTSSNGLPNVAVKVIARGPDGRMWVGSDLGVARYDGRHWSVRMSRRWLLNDHVRDIAFDSGGTAWIATASGVSAIQSRPMTLARKFAHYYRICLARHIRTPGFIGTCLLASPGDTLHWRHDDSDNDGLHTGRYLAMQSFRYAVTKNPEAKRQAKMAFEALLKLQTITRTRGFFARSIIPVGWKRMHDPNRTYTAREWAIRRVENPRDKRVEKRWRLSKDGKFLWKGDTSSDEMTGHMFGYLFYYDLVADQREKKRVRDLVCRIIDTVVENGFVLKDIDGTHTKWAVWSPQKLNGDPDWAAERGINSLEMLSYLKLAYHVSGNEKYETIYRNLIEKHGYAENARHAKAYNPSWRTHIDDGLLPLVYPVLFLYETDPKLRQIYQESLDWWYKSVHKDEMPLVDFVYAFCTGRPYQLDRTIFSLKDAPLDLIQWRIDNSKREDVHLVHSQDFESFQTDRLLPPSERGWDHDPWSPAMGNGGTSEKDGNWWMLAYWMGRYTGCIQAPN, from the coding sequence ATGAAAAATCTGATAAAATCCCTTGTACTTTTGCTGTCCTTATTTGTTTTTCAAACGACGTTTGCACAATTCGAAGCGGCAGCCCCGGATACTCTGTTCTTCCAGGACGTTCATAAGCCCTATCCCGTTGGACAGGACAAAGCCGCCAACGATGTTTTTACGATCGCCGTTGACCCCGGGGACAACGTATGGATTGGCACTCGTGCCGGATTGTTTCGGCTCCCGAAAGATCAGAAAAAATGGGAAGCGAAAATGTCCCGTAAAAATGCCGGACCGGTTTTTGACACGGCAGTCGCACCGGACGGGTCGGTTTGGGCCGCCGCCTGGAACGGCATCTACCACACCACGCCTTCGGGACTCAAGAAGATGTCCGGTATTCAGGGACCTGTTTCGGCCATTTACGCCGGTCCCAAGGAGGTTCTGGCGCTGGGGCCCGACGGGAAATGGATTTTCAGAGACGGAAGATGGCAGTCGTCTGAAATTCCCTATTCAAAAAACATTCGTTCAATCCTTGCTGACGGAAGGGGCGGCATCTGGATTGCAACCGGAATGGGCCTGTATCACCAAAAACCGGGGAACGACGTTCCTGTCCTCTATCAGAACACCAAACAACTGCTCAGTGCAGATGTGACCAGTGTGGCCGCCGCCGATGACGGTTCTTTGTGGGTTGGTCAGACTGGGGGCATTACGGTGTACAAACGAGGACTGCGTATTCGGGATTTTACGTCTTCCAACGGTTTGCCCAATGTGGCGGTGAAGGTGATTGCCAGAGGGCCCGATGGCAGAATGTGGGTGGGCAGTGATTTGGGCGTGGCCCGCTACGACGGAAGACACTGGTCGGTGCGAATGAGCCGGCGCTGGCTCCTGAATGACCATGTCAGGGACATTGCCTTTGATTCTGGGGGAACCGCCTGGATTGCAACGGCATCCGGGGTGAGTGCGATTCAGTCCCGGCCAATGACGCTGGCCCGGAAATTCGCCCATTATTATCGCATTTGCCTGGCGCGGCACATCCGAACCCCGGGATTCATTGGGACGTGTTTACTGGCCTCCCCCGGCGACACGCTTCACTGGCGGCATGATGACAGCGACAATGACGGCCTGCACACGGGACGGTACCTGGCAATGCAATCCTTTCGGTATGCGGTTACGAAGAATCCCGAAGCCAAAAGACAGGCCAAAATGGCCTTTGAAGCCCTGTTGAAATTGCAAACCATCACCCGGACACGGGGCTTTTTTGCGCGCTCGATTATTCCGGTTGGCTGGAAAAGAATGCACGATCCGAATCGAACGTACACGGCGCGCGAATGGGCGATTCGACGCGTTGAAAATCCCCGTGATAAACGTGTGGAAAAACGCTGGCGTCTTTCGAAAGACGGAAAATTCCTCTGGAAGGGCGATACGAGCAGTGACGAAATGACCGGCCACATGTTTGGGTATCTGTTTTATTACGATCTGGTAGCGGATCAGCGGGAGAAAAAACGGGTCCGTGATCTTGTCTGTCGCATTATCGACACCGTCGTGGAAAATGGATTTGTTTTGAAAGATATCGATGGAACCCACACCAAATGGGCTGTCTGGTCTCCCCAGAAATTGAATGGCGATCCCGACTGGGCGGCCGAACGGGGAATCAATTCCCTGGAAATGCTCTCTTACCTGAAACTGGCCTATCACGTCAGCGGCAATGAAAAATATGAGACAATCTACAGGAATCTCATCGAAAAACACGGCTACGCCGAAAATGCCCGCCATGCAAAAGCCTACAACCCCTCCTGGCGCACACACATTGACGATGGGTTGCTGCCCCTGGTTTATCCCGTCCTTTTTTTGTATGAGACGGATCCGAAGTTGCGTCAGATTTATCAGGAAAGCCTGGATTGGTGGTACAAAAGCGTCCACAAGGATGAAATGCCTCTGGTGGATTTTGTGTATGCCTTCTGCACGGGCAGGCCGTACCAATTGGACAGGACGATTTTTTCTCTGAAAGACGCGCCTCTGGATTTAATCCAGTGGCGCATCGACAATTCCAAACGCGAGGATGTTCACCTGGTGCATTCGCAGGATTTTGAATCCTTCCAGACAGATCGACTGCTGCCGCCCAGCGAACGGGGATGGGATCACGATCCGTGGTCGCCGGCCATGGGAAACGGAGGCACCTCGGAAAAGGACGGTAACTGGTGGATGCTGGCCTACTGGATGGGCCGGTACACCGGATGCATTCAGGCACCCAACTAA
- a CDS encoding tetratricopeptide repeat protein: MNRFKKEFYVPPFVKEHGKGDPVPNNTNFARRGLGVWLLVMSVLILGCASSAYHTGQKALRQGHYEEAIRAFRNAVRENPQNSEALRNLGIAYFKTKNYKMAIPILKKVHERAPKDGVALYYLGASFEKSGQVKQAIQTYRQFTRLSRFSKIRKTVEAQLRVLLRKEIEQEVKQAVANEKSLGVTHISPHSVAVLYFSNMMKIPELDPLQKGLTDMIITDLSQVHSLQVVERVRLQALMQEIGLGQTGLVDPKTAPKVGKLLGVSSLVNGAFLTLSGQKIQLEYAISRAADARVEKNGKLNGNLRQIFEIEKKLVFDVIGDMGIQLTDQEREAIRKIPTENLMAFIAYSKALDYEDQGKFDLAKQQYQKAVRLDPHFEKAQIGLESTEISLGETDPIQQAEIELSEAVALPAETVAASSTLEKTAPAVETEDVVIDRVTRSAENVGVGFVPGVEQRKPVQESSGSEPVLGAAKVKIKVPIPVE; encoded by the coding sequence ATGAATCGTTTCAAAAAGGAATTTTATGTTCCGCCATTTGTGAAAGAACACGGGAAAGGGGATCCCGTTCCGAATAATACCAACTTTGCCAGACGGGGATTGGGCGTGTGGCTTTTGGTGATGAGTGTACTGATTTTGGGCTGTGCATCCTCGGCTTATCACACGGGGCAGAAAGCGCTTCGGCAGGGACATTACGAAGAGGCTATCCGCGCATTTCGAAACGCTGTCCGGGAAAATCCCCAAAACAGCGAGGCTCTGCGCAATCTTGGAATAGCCTATTTCAAAACCAAAAATTACAAGATGGCCATCCCGATTTTAAAAAAGGTTCACGAAAGGGCTCCCAAAGACGGCGTTGCCCTGTATTATCTGGGAGCCTCGTTCGAAAAAAGCGGGCAGGTGAAACAGGCCATTCAAACCTACCGGCAATTCACCCGATTAAGCCGCTTCAGCAAAATCCGAAAAACAGTGGAAGCGCAATTACGTGTCCTGCTCCGAAAAGAAATCGAACAAGAGGTCAAACAGGCCGTTGCCAATGAAAAGTCTCTTGGGGTAACACACATTTCACCCCACTCCGTAGCGGTTCTTTATTTTTCAAATATGATGAAAATTCCCGAATTGGACCCCCTTCAAAAGGGATTAACGGATATGATCATTACCGATCTTTCTCAGGTCCATTCGCTGCAGGTGGTGGAACGAGTACGGCTTCAGGCGTTGATGCAGGAAATCGGATTGGGACAAACGGGTCTTGTGGATCCGAAGACAGCGCCCAAAGTCGGGAAACTCCTGGGAGTGAGTTCACTGGTGAACGGGGCCTTTCTCACCCTTTCGGGGCAAAAAATTCAATTGGAGTACGCCATTAGCCGCGCAGCCGATGCCCGGGTGGAGAAAAACGGAAAACTCAACGGGAATCTCAGGCAGATTTTTGAGATTGAAAAAAAACTGGTGTTTGATGTAATCGGTGACATGGGCATTCAACTCACCGATCAGGAACGGGAAGCCATTCGGAAAATTCCAACAGAAAATCTAATGGCGTTCATTGCGTATTCAAAGGCTCTGGATTACGAGGATCAGGGGAAGTTTGATCTGGCAAAGCAGCAGTACCAAAAAGCAGTCCGGTTGGATCCGCATTTCGAAAAGGCTCAAATTGGGTTGGAGAGCACGGAAATCAGTCTGGGAGAAACGGATCCGATTCAGCAGGCGGAAATCGAACTTTCCGAGGCGGTTGCCCTTCCAGCGGAAACAGTCGCCGCATCATCGACCCTTGAAAAAACAGCCCCTGCCGTTGAAACGGAGGATGTTGTGATTGATCGTGTAACCCGAAGCGCAGAAAATGTGGGAGTGGGGTTTGTGCCGGGTGTGGAACAGCGAAAGCCGGTTCAGGAGAGCAGCGGAAGCGAGCCTGTTCTGGGAGCCGCAAAGGTAAAAATCAAGGTTCCCATTCCGGTTGAATGA
- a CDS encoding tetratricopeptide repeat protein, protein MQKKAYLGAVLIVSIFFTSLTTCFAAQQIPRKTLAVLYFQNNSLADRQNMDPLRKGLADMLITELSKIQALKVIERSQLQQMIEEMKLGQSGLVDEQTAQKVGRLLGAQTLLLGSYVVMFGGKMRIDARIVEVETGRTLEAEEVTGKVKDLFKMVQKLSRKIAKALDVKLTKGDKKRLKTAQNKSFDAALYYSRGLELEDTGKWEQAKAMFEQALKINPKYTSAREELAKIQSKEK, encoded by the coding sequence ATGCAGAAAAAAGCCTATCTTGGGGCTGTTCTTATCGTAAGTATCTTTTTCACCTCCCTTACCACCTGCTTTGCCGCACAACAAATTCCCCGAAAAACTCTGGCCGTCCTCTATTTTCAAAATAACAGCCTTGCCGATCGCCAAAACATGGACCCCCTTCGGAAGGGACTGGCCGATATGCTGATTACGGAATTATCCAAAATTCAGGCCTTGAAGGTGATTGAACGCAGTCAATTGCAGCAAATGATTGAGGAAATGAAACTGGGGCAGAGCGGGTTGGTGGATGAGCAAACGGCCCAAAAGGTGGGGCGCCTGCTCGGGGCCCAAACGCTCCTTCTGGGAAGCTACGTCGTCATGTTTGGCGGGAAGATGCGAATCGATGCCCGGATTGTGGAGGTAGAAACGGGCCGAACCCTTGAAGCGGAGGAGGTTACGGGTAAGGTTAAGGATCTGTTTAAAATGGTCCAAAAGCTTTCCCGAAAAATTGCAAAAGCGCTGGATGTAAAGCTGACAAAAGGGGACAAAAAGCGTCTGAAAACCGCACAAAATAAATCCTTTGATGCGGCGTTGTATTATTCCAGAGGCCTGGAGTTGGAAGACACGGGGAAATGGGAACAGGCGAAGGCCATGTTCGAACAGGCCCTCAAAATCAATCCAAAGTACACATCCGCGCGGGAGGAATTAGCCAAAATTCAATCCAAAGAAAAATAA